The following proteins are co-located in the Rippkaea orientalis PCC 8801 genome:
- a CDS encoding MbtH family protein, with amino-acid sequence MNTEDKEQQAIFKVVINHEEQYSIWPIDRESPKGWNEVGKSGTKEECLAYIKEVWTDMRPLSLRKQ; translated from the coding sequence ATGAATACAGAAGACAAAGAACAACAAGCCATTTTTAAGGTGGTTATAAACCACGAAGAACAGTACTCAATCTGGCCGATTGACCGAGAAAGTCCTAAGGGCTGGAATGAGGTGGGAAAAAGTGGGACTAAGGAGGAATGTCTTGCTTATATCAAAGAGGTATGGACTGATATGAGGCCATTAAGTCTGAGGAAACAGTGA